The following coding sequences are from one Rutidosis leptorrhynchoides isolate AG116_Rl617_1_P2 chromosome 11, CSIRO_AGI_Rlap_v1, whole genome shotgun sequence window:
- the LOC139876092 gene encoding uncharacterized protein — MKASKTNIHKKQTSFLISESSSSPHKDPISATTTQYVAPPLLCALFTVIQTSSSLSHLTPNDQRSEELWKMKLDRLIEDIRRNKIFGRVKAELYTVEFQKRGLPHIHLCLFLNERDKLPEPEDIDEYISAEIPDKDEDPELYQLVSELMIHGPCGEKNPKQVCTNDDKKCMKKFPKPFANERSVDTDGYPVYRRRDNGRKVTKQGHDLDNGYVVPYNAKLLKKYQAHINVEWCNQVGAIKYLFKYIHKSNDRVTAGVCDEDTDEIKQYYDCKYISSYEAVWRILSFDINHRNPTVIRLAFHLPDQHSIIFDENDLIETVLDEPSVNTSQFLEWMKCNQVNEYARQLTYVEFPTKFVWNKDTRLWTTRKRDTCSIGRIHHVSPSTGELFYLRILLNKVKCPKCYEDIRTVNGVLCLNFKAACYEMGLLDDDQEYIDAIKDTSTWGSGVFVRNFFAQLLLSESLSRLEYVFEQTFEYLSADIIHQSISAVQPTTEILQNIILDDIEKHLQQNAVEAENGGVFFLNGYGGTGKTFLWKTLSAGFRSKGQIVINVASSGIAALLLTGGRTAHSRFSIPIDPTDESFCGILPNSNLAALIRRAKLIIWDEAPMVKRICVETMDRSFRDICRTINPDNIDKPFGGKVVIFGGDFRQVLPVITQGKREDIVNASLNSSYIWDHVTVLKLTINMHLSSVPLDDGISDVEMPEDILINDVHDPIGSIVASIYPDYLQNLGNPTYYQERAILAPTHEYINVINDRMMESLDGEARTYLSSDSICHSSRDADFNSELYTMDYLNSISIGGLPKHALTLKVGVPVMLLRNIDQSGGLCNGTRLQVIELCDKVIKAKILTGTHVGKLTAISRMLIVPSDKRIPFRFQRRQFSVVSWSIICCFVEGDFQRGFKGLNFEQRQRVIEYNKKRSIQRGVAAPIKTGMHYESEDCRTLLVDIQL, encoded by the exons ATGAAGGCTAGTAAAACAAACATCCACAAAAAGCAAACTAGTTTCTTGATATCCGAGTCGTCTTCCTCACCACATAAGGACCCCATATCT GCCACCACTACCCAATACGTGGCTCCACCTCTGCTTTGTGCCTTGTTTACGGTTATCCAGACCTCTTCATCACTTTCACATTTAACTCCAAATGACCAGAGATCAGAAGAGCTTTGGAAG ATGAAACTTGATCGCTTGATTGAGGATATAAGGCGCAATAAAATTTTTGGAAGGGTAAAAGCTG AACTTTATACCGTCGAGTTTCAAAAACGTGGATTACCACACATACATTTATGTCTTTTCCTTAATGAACGAGACAAACTTCCAGAACCGGAAGACATAGATGAATATATTTCAGCTGAAATACCTGATAAAGACGAAGATCCAGAACTTTATCAACTGGTGTCAGAATTAATGATACATGGTCCCTGTGGTGAAAAGAATCCTAAACAAGTGTGCACTAACGATGACAAGAAATGCATGAAAAAATTTCCAAAGCCTTTTGCTAACGAAAGGAGTGTTGACACTGATGGTTATCCTGTTTATAGACGACGAGACAATGGCAGAAAAGTTACTAAACAGGGTCATGATTTGGACAACGGATATGTTGTCCCATATAATGCAAAGCTTCTTAAAAAATATCAAGCACACATCAACGTAGAATGGTGCAACCAAGTGGGAGCCATCAAGTATTTATTCAAATACATCCATAAGAGTAACGATAGGGTTACAGCAGGAGTATGCGATGAAGATACGGATGAAATAAAACAATACTATGACTGCAAATACATTTCATCATATGAGGCTGTTTGGAGAATTTTGTCTTTTGATATAAACCATCGAAATCCTACAGTCATACGTTTAGCTTTTCACTTGCCAGACCAGCATTCCATTATCTTTGATGAAAATGATTTGATCGAAACCGTACTGGATGAGCCATCAGTTAACACATCTCAGTTTCTCGAATGGATGAAGTGTAATCAAGTCAACGAATACGCCAGACAGTTGACTTATGTCGAATTTCCTACCAAGTTTGTTTGGAACAAAGATACAAGACTATGGACAACAAGGAAAAGAGATACATGTTCAATAGGTCGTATTCACCACGTATCGCCTTCGACCGGTGAACTTTTTTACCTCAGAATTTTACTGAATAAAGTTAAATGTCCAAAGTGTTACGAAGATATAAGGACGGTAAATGGTGTGCTTTGTCTAAATTTTAAAGCTGCTTGCTATGAAATGGGATTGTTAGACGATGATCAAGAATACATCGACGCCATCAAAGACACAAGTACTTGGGGATCAGGGGTTTTTGTTCGTAATTTTTTTGCTCAACTACTACTTTCAGAAAGTTTAAGTAGACTAGAATACGTGTTCGAACAAACATTTGAATATTTGTCTGCAGATATCATTCACCAAAGCATATCAG CTGTTCAACCAACAACAGAGATACTTCAAAACATAATATTGGATGACATAGAAAAACATCTTCAGC AAAATGCAGTAGAAGCTGAAAATGGGGGTGTTTTCTTTTTAAACGGATACGGTGGAACTGGAAAAACTTTCTTATGGAAAACTTTGTCAGCTGGTTTTAGAAGTAAAGGTCAAATTGTCATCAATGTTGCTTCCAGTGGTATAGCCGCTTTATTGTTAACTGGTGGAAGAACTGCACATTCTCGGTTTTCAATTCCTATTGATCCAACCGATGAATCGTTTTGTGGCATCTTGCCCAACAGTAACCTCGCTGCATTGATAAGAAGGGCTAAGTTGATTATATGGGATGAAGCACCAATGGTTAAAAGGATTTGTGTTGAAACTATGGATCGTTCATTTCGTGACATATGCAGAACTATTAATCCAGATAACATTGACAAACCGTTCGGAGGTAAGGTTGTCATTTTTGGTGGTGATTTCAGACAAGTATTACCTGTTATAACCCAAGGCAAAAGAGAGGATATTGTGAACGCATCACTTAACTCATCGTACATATGGGATCATGTAACTGTTCTGAAGCTAACAATTAATATGCATCTTTCATCAGTTCCTTTAG ACGATGGAATTTCTGATGTGGAAATGCCCgaagatatattaataaatgatGTCCACGATCCAATTGGTTCAATTGTAGCTTCTATCTATCCAGATTATCTTCAAAACCTTGGAAATCCAACCTACTACCAAGAACGTGCTATTCTTGCTCCAACACACGAATACATTAATGTCATAAACGATAGGATGATGGAATCACTGGATGGCGAAGCACGGACATATTTGAGCTCGGACAGCATATGTCATTCTTCTAGAGATGCAGACTTTAATAGTGAGTTGTATACAATGGACTATTTGAACAGCATCAGCATTGGTGGATTACCTAAACATGCTCTAACACTGAAAGTTGGAGTACCTGTTATGCTTCTTAGGAACATTGATCAATCGGGTGGACTGTGCAACGGCACCAGGTTGCAGGTCATTGAACTATGTGACAAGGTTATTAAAGCTAAAATTTTGACAGGTACACATGTTGGGAAACTTACAGCTATTTCAAGGATGTTAATTGTACCTTCAGACAAACGAATTCCGTTTAGATTTCAAAGGAGACAGTTTTCGGTTGTG TCATGGTCAATTATATGTTGCTTTGTCGAGGGTGACTTCCAAAGAGGGTTTAAAGGTCTTAATTTTGAACAAAGACAACGAGTTATCGAATACAACAAAAAACGTAGTATTCAAAGAGGTGTTGCAGCACCTATAAAG aCTGGAATGCATTACGAAAGTGAAGACTGTAGAACATTATTGGTTGACATACAGTTATGA